One genomic region from Mytilus trossulus isolate FHL-02 chromosome 9, PNRI_Mtr1.1.1.hap1, whole genome shotgun sequence encodes:
- the LOC134684767 gene encoding apoptosis regulator BAX-like isoform X2: MAAAQGTYNPLLSKKMPREYKRQLSKDDIGNQARVLLNHFIHDRISREQGEEQVPSTEELQEPGPPLEHIQEIGRALRCIGDELDKNENIQSLCSQVSPEATTDTFLTVAKSFFSDGVYNWGRVGSLFYFAYKMVVKALNKIALIRAIINWVVNFITDYVAPWIIERGGWEAIEEYFGTPKNQMMFVLGLGALTVVGVYIYKTWN; encoded by the exons ATGGCAGCAGCACAAGGAACATACAACCCCTTACTTTCCA aAAAGATGCCAAGAGAATACAAGCGACAGTTAAGTAAAGATGACATAGGCAACCAAGCTAGAGTATTGTTGAACCACTTCATCCACGACAGAATATCTCGTGAACAAGGAGAGGAACAAGTGCCATCTACCGAGGAACTTCAAGAACCAG GTCCaccattagaacacattcaagAAATAGGACGAGCATTACGATGTATAGGAGATGAATtagacaaaaatgaaaacattcagAG TTTATGTTCACAAGTTTCTCCAGAAGCAACAACAGATACATTCCTAACAGTGGCTAAGAGTTTTTTCTCCGATGGAGTTTATAACTGGGGACGTGTAGGCAGTCTATTTTATTTTGCCTATAAAATGGTAGTCAAG gcCTTGAATAAAATTGCATTAATAAGAGCAATAATAAATTGGGTGGTGAACTTTATAACAGATTATGTAGCCCCCTGGATAATAGAACGAGGTGGTTGG GAAGCCATTGAAGAATATTTTGGAACACCAAAAAACCAGATGATGTTTGTTTTAGGACTTGGGGCATTAACTGTTGTaggagtatatatatataaaacttggAACTGA
- the LOC134684767 gene encoding apoptosis regulator BAX-like isoform X1, with protein MAAAQGTYNPLLSKKMPREYKRQLSKDDIGNQARVLLNHFIHDRISREQGEEQVPSTEELQEPGTPTGPPLEHIQEIGRALRCIGDELDKNENIQSLCSQVSPEATTDTFLTVAKSFFSDGVYNWGRVGSLFYFAYKMVVKALNKIALIRAIINWVVNFITDYVAPWIIERGGWEAIEEYFGTPKNQMMFVLGLGALTVVGVYIYKTWN; from the exons ATGGCAGCAGCACAAGGAACATACAACCCCTTACTTTCCA aAAAGATGCCAAGAGAATACAAGCGACAGTTAAGTAAAGATGACATAGGCAACCAAGCTAGAGTATTGTTGAACCACTTCATCCACGACAGAATATCTCGTGAACAAGGAGAGGAACAAGTGCCATCTACCGAGGAACTTCAAGAACCAGGTACCCCAACAG GTCCaccattagaacacattcaagAAATAGGACGAGCATTACGATGTATAGGAGATGAATtagacaaaaatgaaaacattcagAG TTTATGTTCACAAGTTTCTCCAGAAGCAACAACAGATACATTCCTAACAGTGGCTAAGAGTTTTTTCTCCGATGGAGTTTATAACTGGGGACGTGTAGGCAGTCTATTTTATTTTGCCTATAAAATGGTAGTCAAG gcCTTGAATAAAATTGCATTAATAAGAGCAATAATAAATTGGGTGGTGAACTTTATAACAGATTATGTAGCCCCCTGGATAATAGAACGAGGTGGTTGG GAAGCCATTGAAGAATATTTTGGAACACCAAAAAACCAGATGATGTTTGTTTTAGGACTTGGGGCATTAACTGTTGTaggagtatatatatataaaacttggAACTGA
- the LOC134684795 gene encoding nucleoporin NUP35-like → MMSHTFDSYGESSPMMMGSPNSPASPHQSQFLPGFLLGETSQHAGSPSTRLWSAVTSPSPPKSAHRGSNITSPLSASYITSPGPRETIRPKERPGAPPTKSLMSYSSPSTASPFATSFHQTPSRGFHTPGTSACAPPISGLSSSIMENMNDTSQFHLAANTKLPPSPAQMDPFYTQGESLTSEDILDETWITVFGFPPAAASFILQQFSQYGNIVKHVIATEGNWMHLHYQSKLQAKKALSKNGRMFAGNIMVGVTPCIDKSVMEDKENPSFSGTPVLGLMDTPVTSKGTPGTSKGTPIRPLTAAYKSARSENDVVRNNQVPQKSNTFASKAMEYMFGW, encoded by the exons ATGATGAGTCATACTTTTGACagttatg GAGAATCCAGTCCTATGATGATGGGGTCTCCTAATAGTCCAGCTAGTCCCCACCAATCACAGTTCCTGCCAGGCTTTCTTCTGGGTGAAACCTCACAACATGCTGGATCT CCTAGCACACGTTTATGGTCAGCAGTTACTAGCCCAAGTCCTCCTAAGTCAGCACACAGAGGTAGCAATATAACTTCACCGTTAAGTGCCAGTTATATCACATCACCAGGACCCAG AGAGACAATCAGACCAAAAGAAAGACCTGGGGCACCACCAACAAAAAGTTTGATGTCATATAGCAGTCCGTCTACAGCTAGTCCATTTGCTACTTCATTCCATCAG acaCCTTCACGAGGATTCCATACACCTGGAACAAGTGCTTGTGCCCCACCTATATCAG GTCTTTCCTCCAGTATCATGGAAAATATGAATGACACATCACAGTTCCATTTGGCAGCAAATACTAAACTTCCCCCATCTCCTGCTCAGATGGATCCATTCTATACCCAGGG ggAAAGTTTGACATCAGAAGATATTTTAGATGAAACCTGGATTACAGTTTTTGG ttttCCACCAGCGGCAGCATCCTTTATACTCCAGCAGTTTTCTCAGTATGGAAACATTGTCAAACATGTG aTAGCTACTGAAGGAAATTGGATGCATTTACATTACCAGTCCAAACTCCAGGCAAAAAAAGCTCTCAGTAAAAATGGTAGAATGTTTGCTGGTAATATAATGGTTGGCGTTACTCCTTGTATTGATAAA TCTGTGATGGAAGATAAGGAGAATCCTTCTTTCTCTGGAACACCTGTATTAGGATTAATGGATACACCTGTAACATCAAAAGGAACCCCTGGGACATCAAAGGGAACACCTATCAGACCATTGACAGCTGCTTATAAATCAGCAAGGAGTGAAAATGAT GTAGTAAGAAACAACCAAGTTCCTCAAAAGTCCAATACATTTGCCTCTAAGGCTATGGAGTATATGTTTGGTTGGTGA